Genomic DNA from Prunus persica cultivar Lovell chromosome G1, Prunus_persica_NCBIv2, whole genome shotgun sequence:
GGTGTATCTGGATTGGTGGTATCTTGGTTGTTGATATCTTGGCTAGGTGATGGGCTAAGTGGCGTATCATAAATAGGAATAGGTAAGACAGATGTTGTTGTGGTGGAAGATTGGTGTGCCAGTGATTGATGTGGGAAAGAATCCTCATGGAAAATGACATCTCTACTAGTGAAGAGTTTGTGAGTATCAAGGtcatataatttataagcCTTTTGTCCAATGGGGTAGCCAATGAAAATACATCTCTTGGCACGGGAAGCAAATTTATGAGATGGGTTGATAGAAGTTGCATAAGCGAGACTACCAAAAACTCTCATGTGTGAATAAGAAGGAGGCTTAGCATATAGCATCTCATATGgggttttgtgtgaaagaATAGGTGTAGGGAATCTATTGATTAAATAAGTGGCTGTGAGCACACATTCACCCCAAAAATGGAGTGGGAGATGAGCTTGAAAACGTAATGCCCTAGCCGTCTCAAGAATATGCCGATGCTTGCGTTCCAcgacaccattttgttgtggtgtggaAACACAAGAGTGTTGAAAAATGATCCCATTATCCTTGAAAAAAGCACGCATAGAAATAAACTCTCCCCCATTATCCGCACGGATGTTTTGCACGTGAGAATGAAATTGGGtttgaataaaagaaaaaaaggacttAAGTAGACTCTGTGTTTCACTTTTATGGTGCATGAGAAAAATCCAAGTGAACCGTGAATAATCATCAACCACTGTTAAAAAGTAACGTGCCCCAGAAAGGGAGGCAATTTTATAAGGCCCCCAAATGTCACAATGAATAAGAGAAAAAGGCTTCGTAGTTGAAATAGAACTAGTATTGAAAGGTAAACGAGTTTGTTTGGCCAATGGACAAACATCacaaatattatttgaatGAAATGGAAAATGTAACAGAGTTTTAGCCATGAATTGTAAACGAGATGAAGATAAATGGCCCAAACGCCGATGCCATAGATGGGTAGAGGTGGTGACAAGACTGCAGGAAGATGGAGGTATGGGAGAATAAGGTTTGGAATCTGAGGTTGCAGAACCCAACGCCACAAGGTGATAGAGACCCCCACTTTGTTTACCCAAACCAATCGTCATCTTCGTAGCCAAGTCCTGCAAAATGCACCCAGTAGGAAAAAAAGTTACTGAACAATTCAATCCTTTTGTAAGTTTGCTTACAGACATAAGATTGACCTTGAAAGAAGGGATATGTAAAACATCTCGTAAATGAACTTGTGAATTTAAAGATAAAGTCCCAGTAGAAGAGATAGGAGCCTTTTCACCGCTAGGCAAGACAACAGGTGGCATTGAAGAATTTGAGCATTTAGAAGTAAGTGAATGCGAAGATGAAGTGATGTGATCGGTTGCCCCACTATCGATTATCCATTGATGTAAAGGCAAACTCGACCTTGACAAACCTGATGACAGAGCAGCAGCGTTTGCCTGGGACGGTCCCTGGTCATTCATCTTCTCATTCATCATGGAAAGCATTTGTTGGTATTGTGTCTCAGAAAGATTAGGTACAGCAGCCTGTAATTCTTGCAAGGTGGGACTAGAAGTCACATGGTTAGCCGAGAAGGATGCAGCCCCATGCTTGTCACGATTGCCATTCCCATTAGCTTTCTTGGACTTATGGAGGCGGTGGCCTGGGGGGTAACCATTCAGTTTCCAGCATGTCTCAACAGTGTGATGGTCAACGTCACAGTGTGAGCAATGGAGAGGCTTACGATGTGGATTGGAAGTTCTTTGACTCTGTCGAACCGCCATGGCCGCAGTCTCTACAACGGGTCGGGAGGATCCCAATTCCCGTTGTTTCTCTTCTTGGGAAATTAGGGAATATGTCTTGCGAAATGCAGGCAAGGGTTGCATGAGCAATATTTGTCCACGAGCCACAGCATAGGACTCGTTGAGTCCCATGAGAAACTGCATAATTTTGTTTCGTTCTTCTTGTTCAGCAAGAGTCTTCATTGCCCCACAGCTACAAGGAGAGACATTGTTGTACGATGCTAATTCATCCCAGAGACCTTTCAACTTTGTGTAGTACGCAGCGACGGTCATCTGATCTTGAGTAAGTGAAGCTATGTCACGCTGGATTTGGAAAATCCTGGGTGCGTTGCTTTGGGAGAAACGTTCCTCAAGGTTTTGCCAGATATCATGGGCTGTGTCTGAATAAATCACGCTATCGGCTATATCTTGTTCGAGTGAGTTCAGGATCCAAGATAGGACCATGTCATTGCAGCGCCGCCATAGGGAAAAACCTTCTGGATCAGTCTCCACTGATGGTCTTTTGACAGATCCATCGACAAAACCAAGTTTATTCTTGGCACTCAGAGAGATCTTGATGGAACGACACCATGTCCCATAGTTATCTCCATTCAAAAGCTTGGAAACGATGACCATTCCTGGATGGTCTGAATgatgaataaaaaaaggacTGGAAGTATCGTTAGTGCTTCCATCCTTGGAAGAATGTTTTTTGGTTGAGTCGTCAGCCAtgatagagaaagagggaCGGCTATGCAGAAAAGAGAGCTAGGGTTGGGATccctgctctgataccatgtaaaaAAAGGAATAGGCTGATGTTTTGATTCAACCAGCATACTTTCTTATTACAACATCAATCATATTTATACAGTGGTGATCCTAGAATTAAGGAAATCATCAAGGAGCAAATACAAGAAGTCAGCTGTACTActaaggcaacaaatatacaGAATCAATTGTAAATCAATCAACCTAAACTATAGGGATTTTGGTGATATCTCAACATTCATCGATCTATCATCACTAGGTAACCTAGGCTTTGATTCTTAATCTTTAATTAATATCTTGTCAAACTCGGCTCAAACAACTAAGGTCATTCAACTTGATCGATCTTTTAAGCGTACTGTACATAGTAAAAAGTTGATAGTAAATGTCGCTTTTCCGCTTCAAACTAATGTTTTCTTAACTACAACCCCtcatcttaattttttttttatgagaaaaCCTAATTTATTGTAAGTAAAACCAAGTGACTAAGATCCAACTCACCAAGTTACCTAATTAAGcttaaattttgatttcttgtgCTTTTCATATTCCAAAAGTAcccattaaaatttaatttgttgACTACTCACACattaattgtttaaatttcaaaatgttTGGCAGATACAATCTCATGAGTATTAAACTTTCTAGAGTTAAATCTCTCTATGATGCATGCATGCAGGTTGTCAAAAACTCCATGCCACCTTGTTCATCTGTTGTCCGCAACGAAAAAGAGGAGATACCACAGGAGATCTTCACAACTTCACACAAAGATCTTCGAAAAGAAGGCAGTTATTGGCTCGCCAAAACTTCCGAATCATGCTCTGTGGTTGCTGCGCTCATTGCAACAGTTTCATTTGCAACATCAGCAACTGTACCAGGTGGACTAAATGATAAAACTGGTTCACCGGTTTTAGAAGACAAGCCAGCATTCAATGCCTTCACCATCTCATCGCTGCTTTCTCTTTGCTTGTCATTAACTGCCCTGGCCCTCTTTTTTTCGATTATTACGTCTCGATTCAAAGTAGGAGAATTTTCCATCAGCTTGCCTCGGAAACTTTTGCTGGGTTTAACATCACTCTTCGCATCTATAGCTTCCGCGTTAGTCTCATTCTGCACAGGGCATACGTTTCTCCTTAATCAACAACTGAGACACGTGGCATATCCACTATATGCAACAACTTGCATTCCGATCACAATATTCGCTCTTGCCCAACTGCCCCTCTACTATGATCTCGTACAGGGAATCGCCAGAGAGGTTCCACAACAGACCTACATGGAGTAACAAGGACTCGATCATGTATTGGCTTATTGGCGCTACAAATAGtgtttgtgttgtgtgtgtgtatttttgttgttgaaacaAGTATTGGTTTTAGTGTGGtgtttgaaatttgtttcCAGACTGGGGTGAGGTTTATGCGTAAGAAGTGTTTTTCCTAATTAAAAAGCAAGTCATATAATGTAAAACCTATTCATTctaaataaacttatttgaagaaCATATTTCACTTTGCCCTTGAAAGTTCAAATGACTCATTTCATCCCTTTGATTCAAGTTTGTTGTTCCATTTTGCCCCTTTACAGTTAACTCTATCCAAAATTCTGTTAAAATTGATAACGTTGTAGGgatattttagtctttttgtATACATGGGTTAAAgataacaaaaaacaaaatgtctCCTTCTCCGACCCACCCCACCCATCCGAGAGATACTCTCATGCAACGGGGATACCACTTTTTGTTATCCCCGATTAATAAAACAATGACATATG
This window encodes:
- the LOC18793721 gene encoding ankyrin repeat-containing protein ITN1; amino-acid sequence: MYRFLRGFLGISSIQKIHQDKRKHKWATQVMNKLLDHTSYMYAQNPKETRPTDESKMTQVPKPPELEKPELDTKRKKDKTVGDKKMKRQLMTPILIAAKMGVSEMVEKILKKFPVAIHDVDSENKNVALLAIENRQSHVLKLLLMKKEKSIASLLRQVDIKGNNALHLAAKYGSYRPWHTPGAALQMQWELKWYMVVKNSMPPCSSVVRNEKEEIPQEIFTTSHKDLRKEGSYWLAKTSESCSVVAALIATVSFATSATVPGGLNDKTGSPVLEDKPAFNAFTISSLLSLCLSLTALALFFSIITSRFKVGEFSISLPRKLLLGLTSLFASIASALVSFCTGHTFLLNQQLRHVAYPLYATTCIPITIFALAQLPLYYDLVQGIAREVPQQTYME